A DNA window from Luteolibacter luteus contains the following coding sequences:
- a CDS encoding CvpA family protein, with protein sequence MKDLLAALDLNALPELSLGTAALLILGVCAVLVIVRGVFRILFGSLVLCASGFAAYLTWKNTPLMTQDGSLHWVSFVPAAIVGIVVLLLLRWIMRFLSKPFSRSEGGETAQRSPLRWVVTLLFSLVPTSVLWVGGATFLRSIGSVAEIQHFADGDSATDRSTFFAALKSSIDKAIPEDWFKKIDPLSDDARVTLAKLIALGDSAPPPKAIAVMEEPQIRALIEHDPQLRTLAKEKRYADILRDPRLDNVVADPDLSAMLAGLKL encoded by the coding sequence ATGAAGGACCTTCTTGCCGCGCTCGACCTCAATGCGCTCCCGGAGCTCAGCCTCGGGACAGCTGCGCTTTTGATCCTGGGAGTTTGTGCGGTGCTGGTGATCGTGCGAGGAGTTTTCAGAATCCTTTTCGGATCGCTAGTCCTCTGCGCGAGCGGATTCGCGGCCTACCTCACGTGGAAGAACACGCCGCTGATGACCCAGGACGGGAGCTTGCATTGGGTGTCCTTCGTGCCTGCGGCCATCGTTGGCATCGTGGTTCTCCTGCTTTTGCGCTGGATCATGCGCTTCCTCTCGAAGCCCTTCAGCCGCAGCGAAGGCGGTGAAACCGCGCAACGCTCCCCGCTGCGCTGGGTGGTGACGCTGCTTTTCAGCCTCGTGCCGACCTCGGTGCTGTGGGTGGGTGGCGCCACCTTCTTGCGCAGCATCGGCTCGGTGGCAGAAATCCAGCACTTTGCCGACGGGGATTCCGCGACAGATCGCAGCACTTTTTTTGCCGCATTGAAGTCCTCCATCGACAAAGCGATTCCGGAGGACTGGTTCAAGAAGATCGACCCGCTCTCCGATGATGCCCGTGTCACGCTGGCGAAGCTCATCGCCTTGGGCGACTCAGCGCCGCCGCCGAAGGCCATTGCGGTCATGGAGGAACCGCAGATCCGCGCCCTGATCGAACACGACCCCCAGCTCCGCACCCTTGCCAAAGAGAAGCGCTATGCAGACATCCTCCGCGATCCCCGGCTGGACAACGTCGTGGCGGATCCGGACTTGAGCGCGATGCTGGCGGGGCTGAAGTTATAG
- the aroC gene encoding chorismate synthase has protein sequence MSSSFGHAFRIHTFGESHGGGVGVIVDGVPPKVPLTVEDIQFELDRRRPGQSEIVTPRKEADKAEILSGLVDGVTQGTPIAVFVRNEDQRPGAYEEMAVKYRPSHADYTYDAKYGIRALSGGGRASARETIGRVAAAAIAKQVLQHLCPGIEVLAWVKSIHHLNASVDPHTVTSADVESNIVRTGDPAMVEQMIDLIKEVRGEGNSVGGVVECVIRNCPPGLGEPVFDKLEAELAKAMLSLPATKGFEIGSGFAGTLLTGREHNDPFRMVDGKVRTTSNRSGGIQGGISNGEDIIFRVAFKPTATIMMSQETVTNTGENTELAGRGRHDACVLPRAVPMVEAMALLVIVDHLLRQRGQVGGFPAPK, from the coding sequence ATGTCATCCAGTTTCGGCCACGCCTTCCGCATCCATACCTTCGGTGAATCCCATGGAGGTGGGGTCGGCGTGATCGTTGACGGGGTGCCGCCGAAGGTACCGCTGACGGTCGAAGACATCCAGTTCGAGCTGGATCGCCGCCGTCCGGGACAGAGCGAGATCGTCACCCCGCGCAAGGAGGCGGACAAGGCGGAGATCCTTTCCGGGCTAGTCGATGGCGTGACCCAAGGCACTCCGATCGCCGTCTTTGTCCGCAATGAAGACCAGCGCCCCGGAGCCTATGAGGAGATGGCGGTGAAATACCGCCCGTCCCATGCCGACTATACCTACGATGCGAAGTATGGCATCCGCGCGCTCTCCGGCGGTGGCCGAGCTTCCGCCCGCGAAACCATCGGCCGTGTCGCCGCTGCCGCCATCGCGAAGCAGGTCTTGCAGCACCTCTGCCCCGGCATCGAGGTGCTGGCCTGGGTGAAATCAATCCACCATCTCAATGCCAGCGTGGACCCGCACACGGTCACCAGTGCCGATGTCGAAAGCAACATCGTGCGCACCGGTGACCCGGCGATGGTCGAACAGATGATCGATCTCATTAAGGAAGTGCGCGGCGAGGGCAACTCCGTCGGAGGCGTGGTCGAGTGCGTGATCCGCAATTGCCCGCCCGGCCTCGGCGAACCGGTCTTCGACAAGCTCGAAGCAGAGCTCGCAAAGGCGATGCTTTCCCTGCCCGCCACGAAGGGCTTCGAGATCGGCTCCGGCTTCGCCGGCACGCTGCTCACAGGCCGCGAGCATAATGATCCTTTCCGCATGGTGGATGGCAAGGTGCGCACCACCAGCAATCGCTCCGGTGGTATCCAAGGTGGAATCTCGAATGGCGAGGACATCATCTTCCGCGTAGCCTTCAAGCCGACTGCCACGATCATGATGTCGCAGGAAACCGTCACGAATACCGGTGAGAACACCGAGCTCGCCGGGCGTGGCCGCCACGATGCCTGCGTGCTTCCGCGCGCCGTGCCGATGGTGGAAGCGATGGCCCTGCTCGTGATCGTGGATCACCTGCTGCGCCAGCGCGGGCAAGTCGGCGGCTTCCCTGCTCCGAAATAG
- a CDS encoding glycosyltransferase — MRILIYAMGSAGDVHPFVGVGRALQARGHEVFIITSAFFENLVVRAGLGFRSMGTVEDFERVQGDPHLWHPRKALASVIKNAVDPAYEMILDAAKELHLPGQTLILASSLAWACFTVRDLLKIPVISVHLAPSLFVSSYRQPILHGAPVPQGAPRFMKSIQWWAAGKVVDFHVLPTLNRFRKDHGLPPVRGMLQGWHSPDRVIALFPDWFGPMQPDWPKQTRLTGFPLFDEAGINDLPKELDDFLDDGDPPVIFTPGSAMDRGYEFFAEAVKGLQLLGKRGVLLSRFTNTIPKDLPKGIRHFSYAPFSQVLPRAAALAYHGGVGTCAQTLQAGIPHLVQPMAHDQLDTLSRVRDLGVGTGLHPHQFKAKRIAGALAEILHDASVKRRAVEISRLFEPKKWMEETCRLVEELPPG; from the coding sequence GTGCGGATCCTCATCTACGCAATGGGCAGTGCCGGGGACGTCCACCCCTTTGTCGGAGTCGGACGTGCTTTGCAGGCCCGCGGTCATGAGGTCTTCATCATCACCAGCGCCTTCTTCGAAAACCTTGTGGTCCGCGCCGGGCTCGGCTTCCGCTCGATGGGCACAGTGGAAGACTTCGAGCGAGTTCAGGGCGATCCCCATCTCTGGCACCCGAGGAAAGCACTCGCCTCGGTGATCAAGAACGCCGTGGACCCCGCCTACGAGATGATCCTCGATGCAGCGAAGGAGCTCCACCTGCCCGGCCAGACCCTCATCCTCGCCAGCTCGCTTGCCTGGGCCTGCTTCACCGTGCGGGACCTGCTGAAGATCCCGGTCATCAGCGTCCACCTCGCACCCTCGCTCTTTGTCAGCTCCTATCGCCAACCGATCCTCCACGGTGCGCCCGTGCCCCAAGGCGCACCCCGCTTCATGAAGTCTATCCAATGGTGGGCCGCGGGAAAGGTCGTCGATTTCCACGTGCTGCCGACCCTGAATCGCTTCCGGAAAGACCACGGCCTGCCGCCGGTGCGCGGCATGCTCCAGGGCTGGCATTCTCCGGACCGCGTCATTGCTCTCTTTCCGGATTGGTTCGGCCCCATGCAGCCGGATTGGCCGAAGCAAACGCGGCTGACAGGCTTCCCGCTTTTTGATGAGGCCGGGATCAATGATCTGCCGAAGGAACTCGACGACTTCCTTGATGACGGAGATCCACCGGTCATCTTCACGCCCGGTAGCGCAATGGACCGCGGCTATGAATTCTTCGCGGAGGCAGTGAAAGGCTTGCAGTTGTTAGGCAAGCGCGGGGTTCTTCTGAGCCGTTTCACCAACACGATTCCTAAGGATTTGCCAAAAGGTATCCGGCACTTTTCCTATGCGCCCTTCAGCCAAGTCCTGCCACGTGCGGCGGCGCTGGCCTACCATGGAGGCGTAGGCACCTGTGCCCAGACCCTGCAGGCTGGCATCCCGCATCTGGTGCAACCAATGGCCCATGACCAGCTCGATACGCTGAGCCGTGTGCGAGATCTGGGGGTAGGCACAGGTCTGCATCCGCATCAGTTCAAGGCCAAGCGGATCGCCGGAGCGCTGGCAGAGATCCTCCACGACGCCTCGGTGAAGCGCCGTGCCGTCGAGATCTCCCGCCTCTTTGAGCCCAAGAAGTGGATGGAAGAGACCTGCAGGCTGGTGGAGGAGCTACCACCCGGCTAG
- a CDS encoding sensor histidine kinase: protein MKRLFQSVRWRLLLWYALILLGLITGLCLLAYRLADNDRLSQIDREIRNFQSTFFRSLFASRPLPKKDTPPSYDEIRDRLRDPGEVSAFPPELHALFEGGSGGNYLAFWDSDGTPLFISANAPSCLKPPKLPKDDTHYILRENYREHHRTNSSGMSSIIGREISAEQSDLLRFTLLLTLGGGAVWLAGLGGGWWLTGRALKPIDTIGRTASRIAAGNLDERIEIASTDNELDRLGHVLNDTFDRLSTAIERQKRFTADASHELRTPVTIILSETQRALKREREPEQYREILQNCRTAAERMRALVESLLVLARQDLPGPEVSHVSCDLAEIANGVADLLQPLADEHSTKIERELSPAPVSGDPHSLAMVVQNLLSNALIHPPAGGVVRLKTIANGSGSILEVGDNGPGIDPEHLPRLFDRFYRADSARNQTNGHSGLGLAITKTIVEGHGGKIEVKSEHGSGTIFRVELPGSGV from the coding sequence ATGAAGCGCCTCTTCCAATCGGTCCGCTGGCGCCTGCTGCTGTGGTATGCTCTGATCCTGCTCGGCCTGATCACGGGCCTCTGCCTGCTGGCCTATCGCCTTGCGGACAATGATCGGCTTTCCCAGATCGACCGCGAGATCCGGAATTTCCAGAGCACCTTCTTCCGCAGCCTCTTCGCTTCACGGCCCCTGCCGAAGAAAGACACGCCGCCGAGCTACGATGAAATCCGTGATCGCCTGCGGGATCCCGGGGAAGTCTCCGCCTTCCCGCCGGAGCTGCACGCGCTCTTTGAAGGAGGCAGCGGTGGAAACTACCTCGCTTTCTGGGATAGCGATGGCACCCCGCTTTTCATCTCCGCGAATGCGCCGTCCTGCCTGAAGCCACCAAAGCTTCCCAAGGACGATACGCACTACATTCTGCGGGAGAACTACCGAGAGCATCATCGCACGAACTCCTCGGGCATGAGTTCGATCATCGGCCGGGAGATCAGCGCTGAGCAATCCGACCTGCTGCGCTTCACCTTGCTGCTCACCCTCGGTGGTGGTGCCGTGTGGCTCGCGGGCCTTGGCGGAGGCTGGTGGCTGACCGGCCGAGCGCTGAAGCCGATCGATACCATTGGCCGGACCGCCTCGCGCATCGCCGCGGGAAATCTCGACGAACGCATCGAGATCGCGAGCACCGACAACGAACTGGACCGTCTGGGCCATGTGCTCAATGACACCTTCGACCGGCTCTCCACCGCCATCGAACGCCAGAAGCGCTTCACCGCGGATGCCTCACATGAGCTGCGCACCCCGGTGACGATCATTCTTTCCGAGACTCAGCGCGCCCTGAAGCGCGAACGTGAGCCGGAACAGTATCGGGAAATCCTGCAGAATTGCCGGACCGCCGCCGAGCGCATGCGGGCCTTGGTGGAATCCTTGCTGGTGCTTGCACGCCAGGACTTGCCAGGCCCGGAGGTGTCACACGTTTCCTGCGACCTCGCGGAGATCGCGAATGGAGTGGCGGATCTCCTTCAACCGCTGGCCGATGAACACTCGACGAAGATCGAGCGCGAGCTATCCCCCGCCCCGGTGAGCGGTGATCCGCACTCGCTCGCCATGGTCGTCCAGAACCTTCTTTCGAATGCGCTTATCCACCCGCCCGCCGGTGGCGTGGTGCGGCTGAAGACCATCGCGAATGGAAGCGGGAGTATTCTGGAGGTAGGTGACAATGGCCCTGGAATCGACCCCGAACACTTGCCGCGTCTCTTCGACCGATTTTATCGCGCCGATAGCGCCCGCAACCAGACGAACGGCCACAGCGGCCTCGGCTTGGCGATCACGAAGACGATCGTCGAAGGACACGGCGGGAAGATCGAGGTAAAGAGCGAGCACGGAAGCGGCACGATCTTCAGGGTCGAACTGCCGGGTAGCGGGGTGTAG
- a CDS encoding response regulator transcription factor — translation MRLLVIEDDPLLRHSLSEGLREEMYAVDTAVDGVEGLAKAKGSDYDAIVLDGMLPGFDGWELLLRLRREKTTPVLMLTARDAVPDRIRGLDAGADDYLTKPFDFEELLARLRALIRRSSGAGSNLLELGGIAVDTAAKLVMKDGEVVSLTPREYGLVEYLALHRGSVVSRTELYEHLFDENDDTLSNLLDVHVSNVRKKLGPSFISTRRGHGYSIE, via the coding sequence TTGCGTTTACTGGTCATCGAAGACGATCCTCTCCTCCGCCACAGCCTCTCCGAAGGACTGAGGGAGGAGATGTATGCCGTCGATACCGCGGTGGATGGCGTGGAGGGATTGGCGAAGGCGAAGGGCTCGGACTACGATGCGATCGTGCTCGACGGCATGCTGCCCGGCTTCGATGGCTGGGAGTTGCTGCTGCGGCTACGCCGTGAAAAGACAACACCGGTACTGATGCTCACCGCGCGGGATGCGGTGCCGGATCGCATCCGCGGGCTGGATGCGGGCGCGGATGACTATTTGACGAAGCCATTCGATTTCGAGGAACTGCTCGCCCGCTTGCGGGCGCTGATCCGCCGCAGTTCCGGTGCGGGATCGAACCTGCTGGAACTCGGCGGCATCGCGGTGGATACCGCGGCGAAGCTCGTGATGAAAGACGGCGAGGTCGTTTCCCTCACCCCGCGCGAGTATGGTCTGGTCGAATATCTCGCCCTGCACCGCGGCAGCGTGGTGAGCCGCACGGAGCTCTACGAGCACCTTTTCGACGAGAACGACGACACGCTTTCGAACCTCTTGGACGTGCACGTTTCGAATGTCCGGAAGAAGCTAGGGCCCTCCTTCATCTCCACCCGCCGCGGTCACGGCTACAGCATCGAATGA
- a CDS encoding ABC transporter permease — protein MIAMFWNAFIIALREIRRNLTRAFLTVLGVVIGVAAVVTMVTLGRGATESVKAQISNLGSNLLVLRPGQGWGPSAAPLFSRVDVDMIRNQVPGIKAISPMSNTNVQAIYQEEARTTDIQGVYPEYFQIANWAVGTGRFFDEKELNEGAPVAVIGETIKKELFNGEDPIGKRVRLLNTAVTVVGVTAVKGQGGWGDDLDDNILIPITTLQQRLNGQMFKQNVNQIMISAEDGYPTDGVIADINSLMRERRKLPRSVANNFSVTDTRQIADAVSSSTQVMTSLLGAVAGVSLLVGGIGIMNIMLVSVTERTREIGIRMAIGARAREVMLQFLVEAVTLSCVGGLCGIALAYGLCVSLAKVVGAPFLFDPKINMVAFLFSAAIGILFGFMPARRAAGLDPIEALRHE, from the coding sequence ATGATCGCGATGTTTTGGAATGCCTTTATCATCGCGCTGCGGGAAATCCGCCGGAACCTCACGCGCGCCTTCCTCACCGTGCTGGGCGTGGTGATCGGTGTCGCGGCGGTGGTGACCATGGTGACGCTGGGCCGCGGTGCCACGGAGTCGGTGAAGGCACAGATTTCGAATCTCGGGAGCAACCTGCTGGTGCTCCGCCCCGGCCAGGGCTGGGGTCCATCCGCCGCGCCGCTCTTCAGCCGCGTGGATGTGGACATGATCCGGAACCAGGTGCCGGGCATCAAGGCGATCTCCCCGATGTCGAACACCAACGTGCAGGCGATCTATCAGGAAGAAGCGCGGACCACCGATATCCAAGGCGTCTATCCGGAGTACTTCCAGATCGCGAACTGGGCGGTCGGCACCGGCCGCTTCTTCGATGAGAAGGAGCTGAACGAAGGGGCTCCGGTCGCGGTAATCGGCGAGACCATCAAGAAGGAACTCTTCAACGGCGAGGACCCGATCGGCAAGCGGGTCCGCCTGCTGAATACCGCCGTTACCGTGGTCGGCGTGACCGCCGTGAAGGGCCAGGGCGGCTGGGGCGATGACTTGGATGACAATATCCTGATCCCGATCACCACGCTGCAGCAGCGTCTGAATGGCCAGATGTTCAAGCAGAACGTGAACCAGATCATGATCTCCGCCGAGGACGGCTATCCGACCGATGGCGTGATCGCGGACATCAACTCGCTGATGCGGGAGCGCCGCAAGCTGCCTCGCAGCGTGGCGAATAACTTCTCCGTGACGGATACCCGACAGATCGCGGACGCGGTGAGCTCCAGCACGCAGGTCATGACCTCGCTGCTGGGAGCCGTAGCCGGCGTCAGCTTGCTGGTGGGTGGTATCGGGATCATGAACATCATGCTCGTTTCCGTAACCGAGCGCACGCGGGAGATCGGCATCCGCATGGCCATCGGTGCCCGGGCGCGGGAGGTAATGCTCCAGTTCCTGGTGGAAGCCGTGACCCTTTCCTGTGTGGGCGGCCTCTGCGGCATCGCGCTCGCCTACGGTCTCTGCGTGAGTCTGGCGAAAGTGGTCGGCGCGCCCTTCCTCTTCGACCCGAAGATCAACATGGTAGCCTTCCTCTTCTCCGCCGCGATTGGCATTCTCTTCGGCTTCATGCCGGCAAGACGTGCTGCGGGCTTGGATCCGATCGAGGCACTGAGGCACGAATGA
- a CDS encoding ABC transporter ATP-binding protein translates to MSMESLIELQSLTKTYGRGDAAFQALKGVDLTINKGEFVAVMGPSGSGKSTLMNLLGCLDSPTTGRYSFDGVSVNELNKDQRSLLRRHALGFIFQGFNLLARTSALENVELPLLYRGYTRRQRHEMARTALHNVGLGNKERNTPAELSGGQQQRVAIARAIVTNPGTLFADEPTGNLDSKTTLEIMELLCRLNEERNITILMVTHEDEVAHYAKRIVHVRDGLIGSDVLNKDRPVRNQNKTKP, encoded by the coding sequence CTGAGCATGGAAAGCCTCATCGAGCTCCAGTCCCTGACGAAGACCTACGGACGTGGCGATGCCGCGTTCCAGGCCCTCAAGGGTGTGGACCTGACGATCAACAAGGGCGAGTTCGTGGCGGTGATGGGGCCCAGCGGTTCCGGAAAATCAACGCTGATGAACCTGCTCGGCTGCTTGGATAGCCCGACCACCGGCCGCTACTCCTTCGACGGCGTGTCGGTAAACGAGCTGAACAAGGACCAGCGCTCGCTGCTGCGGCGGCATGCACTGGGCTTCATCTTCCAAGGCTTCAATCTTCTCGCGCGAACCTCCGCGCTGGAGAACGTGGAACTTCCCCTGCTTTACCGTGGCTACACCCGGCGGCAGCGCCACGAGATGGCCCGCACCGCACTGCACAACGTGGGCCTCGGCAACAAGGAGCGGAACACCCCCGCGGAGCTTTCCGGCGGCCAGCAGCAGCGCGTCGCCATCGCCCGTGCGATCGTGACCAATCCGGGCACGCTCTTCGCGGACGAACCAACCGGCAACCTCGATTCCAAGACCACGCTGGAGATCATGGAGCTGCTCTGCCGGTTGAATGAGGAGCGCAACATCACGATCCTGATGGTGACCCACGAAGACGAGGTGGCGCACTACGCCAAACGCATTGTCCACGTCCGCGACGGCCTGATCGGCTCCGACGTGCTGAACAAGGACCGCCCGGTCCGCAACCAGAACAAGACGAAGCCATGA
- a CDS encoding efflux RND transporter periplasmic adaptor subunit, producing the protein MSKPDTSEDLATIVARGADHPARKWFIITLCVAALGGGGWYYKSRNKTTHEGPTFLTEPLERGDISIKVTATGTLAPINQVTVGSELSGTAAEIYVDTNDLVKKGQPLAKLDTIKLESQTQRSRAVLQAAKARVSQVTATRKESEANLARLVELHRLSGGQTPSKAEMETAEATVARSVADLESAEASVAQADADLKSIERDLGKTIIRSPVDGTVLTRKLEVGQTVAASFTAPELFVIGEDLRKMELNVAVGEAEIGRLAAGQEAEFEVSAWSQRVYKASVKKVLFGSVITNNVVTYSTELDVSNDDLSLRPGMTATAEIFVEKKDGILVVSNAALRFDPEAAAKLGKKEDDSDRTLVQKMSPGGGRWRRGPGGGGSTAGSPDPKRGARIWALQDGKPVEFPVKTGITDGNVTEVSGEGLTEGMSIIVSAKPQATT; encoded by the coding sequence ATGTCCAAGCCTGATACTTCCGAAGACCTTGCCACCATCGTGGCCCGCGGTGCCGACCACCCGGCGCGGAAATGGTTTATCATCACCCTCTGCGTGGCCGCCCTCGGCGGCGGCGGTTGGTACTACAAATCCCGTAACAAGACCACCCACGAAGGCCCCACCTTCCTGACCGAGCCACTGGAGCGCGGTGACATCTCGATCAAGGTGACGGCGACCGGCACACTGGCCCCGATCAACCAGGTGACCGTGGGTTCGGAGCTCTCCGGCACCGCGGCGGAGATCTATGTCGATACAAACGATCTGGTGAAGAAAGGCCAGCCGCTCGCGAAGCTGGACACCATCAAGCTCGAATCACAAACGCAGCGTAGCCGCGCCGTGCTGCAGGCGGCCAAGGCCCGCGTGAGCCAGGTGACAGCCACACGGAAGGAATCCGAAGCAAACCTTGCCCGCCTCGTCGAACTCCACCGCCTCAGCGGCGGCCAGACGCCCTCGAAGGCGGAGATGGAAACCGCGGAGGCCACCGTGGCCCGCTCCGTGGCGGATTTGGAAAGCGCGGAAGCTTCCGTGGCCCAAGCCGATGCCGATCTCAAGTCGATCGAGCGCGACCTTGGCAAGACGATCATCCGCTCGCCCGTCGATGGCACCGTGCTGACCCGCAAGCTGGAAGTCGGCCAGACCGTGGCTGCTTCCTTCACCGCGCCCGAGCTTTTCGTCATCGGGGAAGACTTGCGGAAGATGGAGCTGAACGTCGCCGTGGGTGAAGCCGAAATCGGCCGCCTCGCCGCCGGACAAGAAGCCGAGTTCGAAGTCTCCGCCTGGAGCCAGCGCGTTTACAAGGCATCCGTGAAGAAGGTTCTCTTCGGCTCCGTGATCACGAATAACGTGGTGACCTACAGCACTGAACTGGACGTGAGCAATGATGACCTGAGCCTTCGCCCGGGCATGACCGCCACTGCGGAAATATTCGTCGAGAAGAAGGATGGCATCCTCGTGGTCTCGAATGCCGCGCTGCGCTTCGACCCCGAAGCCGCCGCAAAGCTCGGCAAGAAGGAAGACGACAGCGATCGCACGCTCGTGCAAAAGATGTCGCCGGGCGGTGGCCGTTGGCGCCGTGGACCCGGTGGCGGCGGCAGCACGGCCGGATCCCCGGATCCGAAGCGCGGTGCCCGCATCTGGGCGCTGCAGGATGGCAAGCCGGTCGAGTTCCCGGTGAAGACCGGCATCACGGATGGCAACGTCACCGAGGTCAGCGGCGAAGGACTTACCGAAGGCATGTCCATCATCGTCAGCGCGAAACCGCAAGCGACCACCTGA
- a CDS encoding efflux transporter outer membrane subunit, whose protein sequence is MKIFARHAIVAVAAVTVALVPACTAPQPKTTSVTLPVSWRNAADFPTASPQSDLSRWWNQFGDARMSSLIREALAGNRDIASAMSRVRQAKAQSNAQRASLFPTVDYSGSRSTSARYDDWTRTGSGTAYSAGLSASWELDFFGKNRESVLASQADVEAAKENLYSAQASLASEVALAYLDLRALEARLETVHESLKTREETTQLATWRAQAGEIDTLELRQAESSLESARSQISSLEQNIGQSRNRLAELCGKNPGDVTIGSGDVPSPQRRLAIGIPADTIRQRPDVRAAGYNWVAAISRTKSAEADRLPSLRLSGSLGVDTLTSSKLFNPESMASGIVAGISGPIFNAGRIRANIASQSESEEQALLSYESSIITALSEVEDALIACRKTEERIVTLERAAAASRDASRLASQRYRAGVIDIINVLDTQRNDLAIKETLINLRADRTAAHVQLYKALGGGWSAES, encoded by the coding sequence ATGAAGATTTTCGCACGTCACGCGATCGTCGCGGTAGCTGCTGTTACCGTAGCGCTGGTGCCTGCCTGCACGGCACCGCAGCCAAAGACGACGTCCGTGACGCTCCCCGTTTCCTGGCGGAATGCCGCAGACTTCCCCACTGCCTCGCCGCAGAGCGATCTTTCGCGCTGGTGGAATCAATTTGGTGATGCCCGCATGAGCAGTCTGATCCGCGAGGCACTCGCCGGAAACAGGGACATCGCCTCAGCGATGTCTCGCGTGCGCCAAGCCAAAGCCCAGAGCAACGCCCAGCGCGCCTCGCTCTTTCCCACCGTGGACTACTCCGGTTCCCGCAGCACCAGCGCGCGCTACGATGACTGGACCCGCACAGGCTCCGGCACCGCCTACTCCGCCGGCCTCAGCGCTTCATGGGAACTCGATTTCTTCGGCAAGAACCGCGAGTCCGTACTCGCTTCCCAAGCCGATGTCGAAGCAGCGAAGGAAAACCTCTACTCGGCTCAGGCATCGCTCGCCTCCGAAGTCGCCCTTGCTTACCTGGATCTCCGCGCGCTGGAAGCCCGTCTCGAGACGGTCCACGAAAGCCTAAAAACGCGCGAGGAAACCACCCAGCTTGCCACATGGCGCGCACAGGCCGGTGAGATTGATACCCTCGAACTCCGTCAGGCCGAGTCCAGCCTCGAGTCCGCTCGCTCGCAGATCTCCTCGCTTGAGCAAAACATCGGACAATCCCGCAATCGCCTCGCGGAGCTCTGCGGAAAGAATCCCGGTGATGTCACGATCGGCAGCGGCGATGTCCCGTCACCGCAGCGTCGCCTCGCGATCGGCATCCCGGCGGATACCATCCGCCAGCGCCCGGATGTCCGCGCTGCGGGCTACAATTGGGTAGCCGCGATTTCCCGCACCAAATCGGCGGAGGCAGATCGCCTGCCGAGCCTGCGCCTGAGCGGATCCCTCGGGGTGGATACCCTTACTAGCTCGAAGCTCTTCAATCCCGAGTCCATGGCCAGCGGTATCGTCGCCGGCATCTCCGGCCCGATCTTCAATGCCGGTCGCATCCGCGCAAACATCGCTTCGCAAAGTGAGTCCGAGGAGCAGGCACTGCTTTCCTATGAATCCAGCATCATCACCGCACTCTCCGAAGTAGAAGACGCACTGATCGCATGCCGGAAGACGGAAGAGCGCATCGTCACCCTGGAGAGAGCCGCGGCTGCCTCGAGGGACGCCTCCCGGCTTGCGAGCCAGCGCTATCGCGCCGGCGTGATCGATATCATCAATGTCCTCGACACCCAGCGGAATGACCTGGCGATCAAGGAAACCCTCATCAACCTCCGCGCGGATCGCACCGCTGCCCACGTCCAGCTCTACAAGGCCCTCGGCGGCGGCTGGTCGGCCGAGTCCTGA
- a CDS encoding RNA polymerase sigma-70 factor, which yields MLETFNSHRQTIFGIAYRMLGRVSEAQDMVQEVWLRWQKQDEAAITSPKAWLVSTMTRLCIDQLRSARRAREDYYGIWLPEPLMASSTPGPDEAAELADSLTMAFMVMLESLEPLERAIFLLREVFSYDYPDIAAIVGKSEVNCRQIVSRAKAHLRAEKKAPPPPSEQAQRLVEQFLAAAETGEVKQLLALLAEDAVVYSDGGGKVRAAGRPIISSDHVSRFFIGIWPRLPADTEWHPALINERNGFLMRTKGEVYGACSFETEGDKIRNIYMVLNPEKLRHLDPGPN from the coding sequence ATGCTCGAGACCTTCAATAGCCACCGCCAGACCATCTTCGGGATCGCCTACCGGATGCTTGGCCGCGTCTCGGAGGCTCAGGACATGGTACAGGAAGTGTGGCTGCGCTGGCAGAAGCAAGACGAGGCCGCGATCACCTCGCCAAAGGCGTGGCTCGTATCCACCATGACCCGCCTCTGCATCGATCAATTGCGCTCCGCCCGCCGCGCGCGGGAGGACTACTACGGCATCTGGTTGCCGGAGCCGCTCATGGCCTCCAGCACTCCCGGTCCGGATGAAGCCGCGGAACTGGCCGATTCCCTGACGATGGCCTTCATGGTGATGCTGGAATCTCTGGAACCCTTGGAACGCGCCATCTTTCTACTCCGCGAGGTCTTCAGCTACGATTACCCGGACATCGCAGCCATCGTCGGCAAGAGCGAGGTGAACTGCCGCCAGATCGTCAGCCGCGCCAAAGCCCATCTCCGGGCGGAGAAGAAGGCGCCCCCGCCCCCAAGCGAACAGGCCCAGCGTCTCGTCGAGCAATTCCTCGCCGCCGCGGAAACCGGCGAAGTGAAGCAATTGCTCGCACTGCTCGCGGAGGACGCCGTCGTCTACAGCGATGGTGGAGGAAAGGTCCGCGCCGCAGGTCGCCCGATCATCAGCTCCGATCATGTGAGCCGCTTCTTCATCGGAATCTGGCCGCGGCTCCCCGCCGATACCGAATGGCACCCAGCGCTCATCAACGAGCGGAATGGATTCCTCATGCGCACCAAGGGCGAAGTCTACGGTGCCTGCTCGTTTGAGACCGAAGGCGATAAGATCCGGAACATCTATATGGTCCTGAATCCCGAAAAACTTCGCCACCTCGACCCGGGACCAAATTGA